The Epinephelus lanceolatus isolate andai-2023 chromosome 14, ASM4190304v1, whole genome shotgun sequence genome has a window encoding:
- the LOC117249622 gene encoding trace amine-associated receptor 13c-like — MMETLEESELCFPQLLNSSCRRPKRSLTEAVLLFSLLYFIALLTVTLNLLVIISISHFKQLHTPTNFLLLSLAVSDFFVGLLMFFQIMLTDGCWFLGDLMCVIYYVLNFIVTSSTVGTMVLISVDRYVAICDPLLYSTKVTVRRVRICVCLCWGCSVLYDSLILKDNLKQPGSYNSCSGECVFALNYIAGVVDLILTFICPITVIITLYVRVFVVAVSQARAMRSHIAAVTRQGSVKGTANKSELKAARTLGVVVVVFLTCSCPYFCSSLVIQDSLFGFTSVPLEAWLFYLNSSLNPMIYAFCYPWFLKSIKLIVTFKILQPDSCDANVVTDI, encoded by the exons ATGATGGAGACTCTGGAAGAAAGTGAACTCTGCTTTCCACAACTCCTCAATTCCTCCTGCAGGAGGCCAAAGCGTTCTCTCACTGAGGCTGTGCTTCTTTTCAGTCTTCTCTATTTCATCGCTCTGCTCACTGTGACTCTCAACCTGCTGGTCATCATCTCCATCTCACACTTCAA GCAGCTCCACACCCCCAccaacttcctcctcctctctctggctgtctcaGATTTCTTCGTGGGCCTTCTCATGTTCTTTCAAATCATGCTCACAGACGGCTGCTGGTTCCTTGGTGACCTCATGTGTGTTAtatattatgttttaaatttcaTTGTTACATCTTCCACAGTAGGAACCATGGTGCTCATATCAGTCGACCGCTACGTAGCCATTTGTGATCCTCTTCTTTACTCTACCAAAGTCACTGTGAGAAGAGTTAGAATCTGTGTTTGCCTTTGTTGGGGCTGTTCTGTTCTATACGACAGTCTCATATTGAAAGATAACTTGAAACAACCAGGCAGCTATAATTCCTGCTctggagagtgtgtgtttgccctTAACTACATCGCAGGAGTTGTTGACCTTATTTTGACCTTTATTTGTCCCATAACTGTCATCATAACTCTGTATGTAAGAGTATTTGTGGTGGCTGTGTCTCAGGCTCGTGCTATGAGGTCCCATATTGCAGCAGTCACGCGTCAGGGTTCAGTGAAAGGAACTGCTAATAAGTCTGAGCTGAAAGCAGCCAGGACTCTTGGTGTGGTTGTAGTTGTGTTTTTGACATGCTCTTGCCCATATTTCTGTTCTTCTCTTGTAATTCAGGACAGCTTGTTTGGTTTTACCTCTGTGCCCTTAGAGGCCTGGCTGTTTTACTTAAATTCTAGTCTCAACCCAATGATCTATGCTTTTTGCTACCCCTGGTTTCTAAAATCTATTAAACTCATTGTAACATTTAAGATACTTCAGCCTGACTCCTGTGATGCCAACGTAGTCACTGACATTTAA